In Engraulis encrasicolus isolate BLACKSEA-1 chromosome 24, IST_EnEncr_1.0, whole genome shotgun sequence, a single genomic region encodes these proteins:
- the slc16a9a gene encoding monocarboxylate transporter 9a, with protein sequence MGGVTAEKALDGGWGWVVVVSAFMAQFLSWGSPTAVGVLYPEWLATFQEGKGMTAWVGSMVSGIALLTSPICSACVESFGARPVTIFSGVMVAGGMMLSAFAPNISFLIFSYGVVVGLGCGLVYAATLTITCQYFDKRRGLALGIVTTGTSVGGFLYATLQNELISLYGLEGCLLIVGALSLNLMVSAGPMRPLYLPGYYLKQRAALTHHEDGPQDEKKELEKELEKEEKEEKEKEAPMYEKPTTLIVERERASIANDAILTTPGSADKDISAAAAVKELLMAMDTKVVLDYDSEAASGAHRRRAMLCSGRGGVLSCSTVARVVKRHLRPYADYLHETAEFLHERVFGTLCVAIFLFALGAFPPVLFMEDVALSQGLIEDVSDIPLVSIVAITAGAGKLVLGVMADMPWVNSVFLYAATLLGAGAALLLIPVCNSYVGLQVLSAAVGFFSGNWSLSSYITTEIVGLERLSQAHGILMCFGGFGIILGPPVVGWFFDWTQSYDLAFYFSGTCVVLGGVVLLLASLPCWDRKPAKHAANQPASQSEEDAEAEAHLDASVV encoded by the exons ATGGGTGGTGTAACTGCAGAGAAGGCCCTGGATGGAGGctgggggtgggtggttgtggtCAGTGCCTTCATGGCCCAGTTCCTGTCCTGGGGGTCGCCCACGGCCGTCGGGGTGCTGTACCCGGAATGGCTGGCCACCTTCCAGGAGGGCAAAGGAATGACCGCCTGGGTCGGATCCATGGTATCCGGAATCGCACTGCTCACAA GTCCCATCTGCAGTGCGTGCGTGGAGAGCTTTGGCGCGCGGCCCGTGACCATATTCAGTGGCGTGATGGTGGCGGGTGGCATGATGCTCAGCGCCTTCGCCCCCAACATCTCCTTCCTCATCTTCTCCTACGGGGTCGTAGTTG GTCTTGGCTGCGGTCTCGTCTATGCTGCTACACTTACCATCACCTGTCAATATTTTGACAAAAGACGTGGTCTTGCTCTCGGCATCGTCACTACAG gtacGAGCGTGGGAGGCTTCCTGTACGCCACGCTGCAGAATGAGCTGATCAGCCTGTACGGCCTGGAGGGCTGCCTGCTCATCGTGGGCGCGCTGTCCCTCAACCTGATGGTGAGCGCCGGCCCCATGCGGCCGCTCTACCTGCCCGGCTACTACCTGAAGCAGAGGGCGGCCCTCACGCACCACGAAGACGGCCCTCAGGACGAGAAGaaggagctggagaaggagctggagaaggaggagaaggaggagaaggagaaggaggcgcCCATGTACGAGAAGCCCACCACCCTCATCGTGGAGCGGGAGAGGGCGTCCATCGCCAACGACGCCATCCTCACCACGCCCGGCTCGGCCGACAAAGACATCTCGGCGGCGGCCGCCGTCAAGGAGCTGCTCATGGCCATGGATACCAAGGTGGTGCTGGACTACGACTCGGAGGCGGCCAGCGGAGCTCACCGTCGCCGCGCCATGTTGTGCAGTGGCCGAGGCGGCGTCCTCTCCTGCTCGACGGTGGCGCGCGTCGTCAAGCGCCACCTCCGCCCGTACGCCGACTACCTGCACGAGACGGCCGAGTTCCTGCACGAGCGCGTCTTCGGCACGCTGTGCGTGGCCATCTTCCTGTTTGCGCTGGGCGCCTTCCCGCCCGTGCTCTTCATGGAGGACGTGGCGCTCAGCCAGGGCCTGATCGAGGACGTCAGCGACATCCCCCTGGTGTCCATCGTGGCCATCACGGCCGGCGCGGGGAAGCTGGTGCTGGGCGTGATGGCCGACATGCCCTGGGTCAACAGCGTCTTCCTGTACGCCGCCACGCTGCTGGGCGCCGGCGCCGCCCTGCTGCTCATCCCCGTGTGCAACAGCTACGTGGGGCTGCAGGTGCTCTCGGCCGCCGTGGGCTTCTTCTCGGGCAACTGGTCGCTGTCGTCCTACATCACCACGGAGATCGTGGGGCTAGAGCGGCTGAGCCAGGCGCACGGCATCctcatgtgcttcggaggcttcGGCATCATCCTCGGACCACCTGTCGTCG GCTGGTTCTTTGACTGGACCCAGTCGTATGACTTGGCCTTCTACTTCAGTGGCACCTGTGTGGTGCTGGGGGGGGTGGTGCTCCTCCTGGCCTCACTGCCCTGCTGGGATCGTAAACCGGCCAAACACGCTGCCAATCAACCAGCCAGCCAATCAGAGGAGGATGCTGAGGCTGAGGCCCACTTAGATGCCTCCGTGGTGTAG